The nucleotide sequence TAGATTTGTCATAGCTGTTTGATATTGTGCTTGATTTTGACGAATTTGAGCTCTTGCAGCAGAAATCTGAGCCATACTAGCCTTATAGTCACTTTCAGCTTGGTCCAATTCGCTTTTTGCGACAAAATTTCTTGAATACAAATTTTTATAACGAGTGTAAGTTTTTCTACTCATTTCGGCAGTTGCTTGAAGTTTTATAAGATTAGCCTTTGAATTCGCAATTGAGGCTTCGTTTTGGGCGACTGTAGCTTCAAAATTCGCAGGGTCAATTTGAGCCAAAATTTGTCCTTTTTTAACTTCTGAGTTAAAATCGACATAAATCCCTTTTATAAGACCTGACACTGTAGAACCAACGCTAACAGTATTTACGGGGTTTATTGTTCCAGAGGCTTCAACGACTTCTGTTATAGTACAAGTCTCAAGCGGTTTTGTTTCAAATTTCGGTTGTTTTTGTGCAGACAGAAATCCGCCAATTGCAACAATGGCAATGCAAACCACCGAAACAGCTATTACCTTAGGATTTTTTATATTCATTTTTTATATCCTCAATTTTTATTGCAGTATCTTGTTCAAGTGCGACAACCCTTTCAAGTGCCGCTCTTGCTACGTTGTAATTTTGAACCGTTTGCACGTAAGAATATTGAGCAGAATTATAATTAACTTTTGCATCTTGAAGTTCAATATAATCTCCTAAACCGACAGAATATCTGCCATCAGCCAGCTCCAAATTTTCCTTTGTTTGTTTAACTTTAATAGCTAATAGTGGGATTTGACGTTCCAATTCGAGCATATTTACATATGCATCTTGAATTTGAAAATATATATTTTGATTTAACAAATCAATTTCATTTTGAGCAAGTTCAACTTTAACTTTAGCCTTGTCAATGTCATTTTTTACCTGCATTACATTTAAATTTGTGGTCAAATTAACAGCGGCAGTTAAAGATTTGGTACTGTTTAAATCCCTGTAAGCATAGCCGACTTTGCCACTTAAAGATGGATAATATTCTCTTTTTACATACAACAAATTTTCCTGCATGGCTTTTAAAGTTGACTCGTATGCTTTCAAATCGGGACGGTTTTTCTTTGCTAAGTCAAGACATTCCTCAAACGAATACGGAAATTCTTCAAATTTATAATTTGTGACAATATCCACCTTCTCAACTTTTGAGATTAAAAAAGCATCATTGACGCCTTTTGGTGGAGCACTTATATCTTTTTTTTCGTCAATTTTCAAAAAATTAACAGGCGATAAGCCCTTGTTTTGTTTTACGGATTTAATATCTTCTATTTCATAAATCGGAGTATATGCCATATACATAGAGTTATTGAGCTTTATAAGAGCATTTTTATAAGAATTTTCAGCTTTTACAAGCGTTACTTTTGAATCGCTCAAATAGACCTCCGCATTTACAAGGTCTATTTTTGATTTAATACCCTCTTCAAAGAAAGCTTTTGTTCTTTGATAATTTCTCTCATTCATATCGACGTTATATTTTGCAATATCAACATTTGCTTCGGCTGCAAGAACACCATAATAATTGACTTTGACATCAAAAATCGTAGTCAAAACAGTATTGTCAAAATTGAATAATGCAGTTATTTTATTAAAGCCCTGCATTTTGATATTGGCATATGATTTTCCAAAATCCCAAATAAGCTGATTTAAAGACGCCTCCGCTGCATAATAGTTCTGATTAATATTGGTGTAAGAAGTATCATTTTTATTATAATTATACCCCGTACCAAGCCCAATAGTAGGAGCATACACTGATTTTGAGATACCAACGTCAGCCTTTGCGGATTCATAATTCAATTTGGATTTTTTAACATTAGGACTGTTCTGCAAAGCAGTATTAATACAATCTTTAATAGTCATAGGTGCTCTTTTTACAGTTGCTTCCTCCAAAGAAAAAGCTTGATTTGCGGGCAGTAAAAAGGTTAAAGTTAAAGTCAAAGCCCAAACAGCTATTTTATATCCAAACTTCATCCTACTTTTAGTCCCCAATTATATTTCCTATATATATAACGATTAAACCACAATATTAGTTCAAATCACTCATTCATCTGGGGAATATTTTATAGGTTTTAGCTTCACTTTACAATAGGTAATAATTGGGGTAATCTATAGTTAGTTTGGCTTATTATATACAAAAATGGAATTATTTATGCAATTTATCATCCCAACTCAATACAATCCTGTAACAACAAGGTCTTTTACCGCTTTCACATTAGCTGAAGTTTTGATTACTTTAGTCATAATTGGTATTATCGCTGCGATGACAATACCTTCATTGCTGAACAAAACCAATGAGCAAGAAACAATAACAGCGGTAAAAAAAGCATATTCAACTTTAAGCCGTGCTCACGGTCTCGTGTTGAGCCAAGATTCTTTTGATATTGCTGACTATGGAGGCTATTACGATGCAACGATGGCTTATGCGGGATACATCACTCAATATCTAAACATAAACAAAAAATGCGGAAGAATGAATGAATATAACAGTGGTTGTTTCCCCTCTGTTACTTACAAAAATCTGGACGGATCTTCCGGCAGCACATTTGGAGGAACATATTTCTACACACTTCAACTGACTGATGGAATGTCTCTGGCAATAAATCTATTAGCAAGCAGTTACCTCTCATTCCCTGCTTTTGGCACAATCACCGTAGATATTAACGGAGATAAATACCCGAATACATTCGGAAAAGATTTATTTAGCTTTATAATACACAAAGATTCTATAGTGCCTGACGGTATGCCAAACTATAAATATCCGGAATATAGTTTTAATAGAGATCCTTCACTTTGCCACACCAAAGGCACAGGTTGCACTGCGTGGGTCATTATGAAAGGAAACTTGGACTACCTTAGAAAAGATGTCTCATTGTAGGAGTGCCTTTTTTTATAGATGTTTGAAGCTTTTTATTTATCGTACTTTTAGTACGCAGGCACGCTGTCAGATTTTGATTTGTTTGCTCTTGATTAACGTAGTTAGACGTAGGAGCCGTTTTAGAAATACCAACTTCTGTTTTTGCAAGATTATAATTAAGACGTGATTTTTTAACAGTCGGACTGTTCTGCAAAGCAGTATTAATACAATCTTTAATAGTCATAGGTGCTCTTTTTACAGTTGCTTCCTCCAAAGAAAAAGCTTGATTTACGGGCAGTAAAAAGGTTAAAGTTAAAGTCAAAGCCCAAACAGCTATTTTATATCCAAACTTCATCCTACTTTTAGTCCCCAATTATATTTCCTATATATATAACGATTAAACCACACCTCAAGTTCAAATAACTCATACAGATGGGGAATATTTTTATTTCCAAATAAAATGTGTTTATTGTATAATCGTGATGTCTGGAAGGATTAGCCCGACTAGCCGTTTTGAGGCATGCCTATCCGACACATATAGATTTTATTTTAATGAAAGTTATATAGAAACAAGGAGGTCATATGGATCACATTCAATTAACAAAGGAAATCGAAGAAAAATGCTGTGTAGCTCGCGGCGTTAAAGGTGTTCCTGCTCCAATTCCTCAAGAAGGACAATGGACAAAATGTAAGGAAATTAAAGATATTTCCGGTTTAACTCACGGTTGCGGATGTTGTGCTCCACAACAAGGTACTTGCAAATTAACCCTAAATGTTAAAGACGGTATCATCGAAGAAGCTTTAGTTGAAACCTTAGGTTGCTCAGGAATGACTCACTCTGCTGCTATGGCAGGCGAAATTCTACCCGGTAAAACAATCCTGGAAGCTTTAAATACTGACTTGGTTTGCGATGCTATAAATGTTGCTATGAGAGAATTATTCCTACAAATCGTTTACGGCCGTACTCAAACTGCTTTCTCTGAAAACGGTTTACCAATTGGTGCCGGTCTTGAAGATTTGGGTAAAGGTCTTTGCTCTATGGCCGGTACAATCCACTCTACAAAAGCTAAAGGCGTTAGATACCTT is from Candidatus Gastranaerophilales bacterium and encodes:
- a CDS encoding TolC family protein, which codes for MKFGYKIAVWALTLTLTFLLPANQAFSLEEATVKRAPMTIKDCINTALQNSPNVKKSKLNYESAKADVGISKSVYAPTIGLGTGYNYNKNDTSYTNINQNYYAAEASLNQLIWDFGKSYANIKMQGFNKITALFNFDNTVLTTIFDVKVNYYGVLAAEANVDIAKYNVDMNERNYQRTKAFFEEGIKSKIDLVNAEVYLSDSKVTLVKAENSYKNALIKLNNSMYMAYTPIYEIEDIKSVKQNKGLSPVNFLKIDEKKDISAPPKGVNDAFLISKVEKVDIVTNYKFEEFPYSFEECLDLAKKNRPDLKAYESTLKAMQENLLYVKREYYPSLSGKVGYAYRDLNSTKSLTAAVNLTTNLNVMQVKNDIDKAKVKVELAQNEIDLLNQNIYFQIQDAYVNMLELERQIPLLAIKVKQTKENLELADGRYSVGLGDYIELQDAKVNYNSAQYSYVQTVQNYNVARAALERVVALEQDTAIKIEDIKNEYKKS
- a CDS encoding type II secretion system protein; this encodes MQFIIPTQYNPVTTRSFTAFTLAEVLITLVIIGIIAAMTIPSLLNKTNEQETITAVKKAYSTLSRAHGLVLSQDSFDIADYGGYYDATMAYAGYITQYLNINKKCGRMNEYNSGCFPSVTYKNLDGSSGSTFGGTYFYTLQLTDGMSLAINLLASSYLSFPAFGTITVDINGDKYPNTFGKDLFSFIIHKDSIVPDGMPNYKYPEYSFNRDPSLCHTKGTGCTAWVIMKGNLDYLRKDVSL